A genomic window from Halorubrum trapanicum includes:
- a CDS encoding ATP-binding protein: MDRFVNRDDELARLRDCYESDDAEMAVVFGRRRLGKTQLVQHSLSDRDDAVVYQATETTAQVQLDEFVDVAAETFPGITRIKQNWEALLGYLGDQDGIVVLDEFPYLIDADESLPSVIQRLWDQRLQDTSGTLVLVGSSISMMEEATLLGSSPLYGRFTERLDLRPLDFAAAQAFVPDACSPEERIFTWGIFGGVPYYLDGVDLGRDLGTVLTEELLSQKGYLHNEPEYVLRTELTDPNRYFAILTAIAAGKTTSNEIAQAIGIDGKQISTYTQKLERLRLIEREVPITEEKAKSRRGRYRILDPLFRFWFRFVYGKEDRYERLGADAYDAVIEPELPDFVSHEFERLCRDALPELYPDETFLDIGRWWYKEHEVDVVGFTTDGTMVAGECKFTNAPLDYGALSSLEDHAAEIRWTPNSGERDTTYALFTRNGATRSVQEAVSERDDVRLFDLEDVAKHA; this comes from the coding sequence ATGGACCGCTTCGTGAATCGGGACGACGAACTCGCTCGGCTCCGCGACTGCTACGAGTCCGACGACGCAGAGATGGCCGTGGTGTTCGGCCGGCGACGCCTCGGGAAGACGCAGCTCGTCCAGCACTCGCTGTCCGATCGTGACGACGCGGTGGTCTATCAGGCCACGGAGACCACCGCTCAGGTACAGCTCGACGAGTTCGTCGACGTCGCCGCCGAAACCTTCCCCGGAATCACGCGGATCAAACAGAACTGGGAAGCGCTGCTCGGGTATCTGGGCGATCAGGACGGCATCGTCGTCCTCGACGAATTCCCCTACCTCATCGACGCCGACGAGAGCCTCCCCTCGGTAATTCAGCGACTCTGGGACCAACGGCTCCAGGACACCTCGGGAACGCTCGTGCTGGTCGGGTCGTCGATCAGTATGATGGAAGAAGCGACGCTTCTCGGGAGCAGTCCCCTGTACGGCCGATTCACGGAACGGCTCGATCTCCGGCCCCTCGATTTCGCTGCCGCACAGGCGTTCGTTCCGGACGCGTGTTCGCCCGAAGAGCGGATTTTCACGTGGGGGATCTTCGGCGGCGTTCCGTACTATCTCGACGGCGTCGATCTCGGACGGGACCTCGGAACGGTTCTCACCGAGGAGCTCCTCTCCCAGAAGGGATACCTACATAACGAACCGGAGTACGTGCTCCGCACCGAACTCACGGACCCGAACCGATACTTCGCGATCCTCACCGCCATCGCCGCGGGAAAGACGACGTCGAACGAGATCGCGCAAGCGATTGGAATCGACGGGAAGCAGATATCGACGTACACACAGAAGTTGGAACGGCTGCGGCTCATCGAGCGCGAGGTACCGATCACCGAAGAGAAGGCGAAGTCACGCCGCGGACGCTATCGAATCCTCGATCCGCTGTTTCGGTTCTGGTTCCGCTTCGTTTACGGCAAGGAAGATCGATACGAACGCCTCGGGGCGGACGCCTACGACGCGGTCATCGAACCCGAACTCCCGGACTTCGTGAGCCACGAGTTCGAGCGGCTCTGCCGCGACGCACTTCCGGAGCTCTACCCGGACGAAACGTTCCTCGACATCGGCCGCTGGTGGTACAAGGAACACGAGGTCGACGTCGTCGGATTCACCACGGACGGAACGATGGTCGCCGGGGAGTGTAAGTTCACGAACGCACCGCTCGATTACGGAGCGCTCTCCTCGCTCGAAGACCACGCCGCCGAGATCCGCTGGACGCCGAACAGCGGTGAGAGGGACACCACGTACGCGTTATTCACTCGAAACGGTGCGACACGATCCGTTCAGGAAGCCGTGTCCGAGCGCGACGACGTACGGCTGTTCGACCTCGAAGACGTCGCGAAACACGCGTAG